GTAGTTGAtttgtggttgttgttcagaCACAACACATTGCACTACAGTATTATAATGCACTGTAGTTGTGGTTAGCAAAATGTATTAATGATCTTGtgtttgtattgtggttgtattatggttatgttatggttgtgttatggttggaTTGTGGTTACGGTGCGGTCCAGTACCTCTCTGGTTTGAACTCCTCAGGGTCGGACCAGATCTCTGGGTCACGGTGGAGGGTCCACGTGGGAACCAGGACAACGCAGTCTTTGGGGATGATGATGCCGTTAATCTCCACCGTCTTCTTGGCGACCCTCTCCAGTCGCGGGGAGATGGGGTACAGTCTCAGAGACTCATTCAACACACAGTCCAAATAGTCCATCTGCATCAGAGCTTCGTACTGGATTGGAGCCTGCACCGTGGTTATATACAAATCAGTACCTCACCTCATCTGACACCGGggatacacacacattactacCTCACCCCATCTGACACCGGGGTTACACACACATCAGGACCTCAACATATCTGGCACCCACACAGTATCTATCTCCTCCTGTAGTTTGGTCATGGTGTGGGGGTTACCTTGTTGGGGAACACAGTATCTACCTCCTCCTGCAGTTTGGTCATGGTGTGGCGGTTACCTTGTTGGGGAACACAGTATCTATCTCCTCCTGAAGTTTGGTCATGACGTGGGGATTGGTTGCCAGGTTATAGGCCAGGAAACTCATAGTACTGCTGCTGGTCTCATAGCCGGCGAAGATGAAGATCATGGCCTGAGACAAGATCTCATGATCAGTCAGtcctgtggagggagggagagagggagagagagagagagagagagagagagagagagagagagagagagaggagaatagttTCCAGGTGTGTGTTGGTAACATTAGTTTCCAGGTGTGTGTTCGGCAGGTACCTTTAGTCTGTTCCCCTCCTGTCTTTGTGTCGCTGCCTTTCTGAGAGTCGATCATCAGCTGTAAGAAATCCACCCGACTCTGGAAGCAGAAAGACATGAGGTCAAATCCATCCAATCACATCCAACACAAACAGATTCCACTGGATCTGGTCCAAtcacaaacaacacaaacataTTATTATGGATCTGGTCCAATCACAACCAACACAAACATATTCTTATGGATCTTGTCCAATCACAACCATCACAAACATATTCTTATGGATCTGGTCCAATCACAACCAtcacaaacataaacaaacaacataatcaaatataaatataaaacatgtttACGGTTGAGATCCCAGTTTCACGTCCAGATTTGATCTTAATCAGTGAGGCGTAAAAGAAGTCTGTCACCGCAGTCGGGAAGATAGAAAACTTCATCTTCTCCAAGATAGGACCAGTGAAGGGAAACACAactggagaatgagaggagaagaggagaagaggagaagagaggaggacaggagaggagaggagaggagaggagaggagaggagaggagaaaagcagaggagaggcgggagaggagaggagaggagaggagaggagaggagaggagaaaagcagaggagaggcgggagaggagaggaggggcgggagaggagaagaggaggagaggagaggaacaatTTATTGAAAGATGTACAACTTCATATGATTAAAAAGTACAATTCtgcgtccgtgtgtgtctgtgcatgtgttgtCTCACCGACTaggaggaacagtgggtttaaaaGGTCAAACTTGACCATCTTCTTGACGTTGGAGACGAAGGGGTCTGAAGGGTTGTTCAGAGAGTCAATGTCCACACTGAAGGCTGTGCTGGTGACCACGTCCATACTGTAGGGCCCAAAGAACCTGCAACACAACCAGAATTacacaactactgatcacaactacacaactactgacccaTTACTGCTCTCcagcgcctgacttccctgcagctGTTATACACTCCCTTACATATAAAAGGGCACACTTAACGGCATTTGCTGTATAATCGATGAGAAACTCCATATTGCTAATGttcggtcccttactagacgttcGCGAATATTTGTAAAATTTGCAGACGTGCACCGGGGCCAGATCTTCTGTGAAGTCATCGAACGAAGTCTCTCGGAAATTCCACCAGATGGCGAATGGActcttattgcaaatgtacaaaacatcaccaatcacTACATGACCATttctcctaaacggaaaagacATCGAAGACGAAACTTGGGCTGTCAGCACCGAAACAAGAGGCCTCAATGTATTTTGTGTtaaggccatttttctgggattaaaggtcaaaaacGAAAATAGAGCGCTAATTTGaccgcttcacgtcaaagtacATGAACCTACTGTGTAAggaaaaaagaaccagccatttatctatcatAATTTAAGAGAGATTGTACATTGTacaattggtgatgttcaaatatatatacatttttttaaagtttttgatCCAGTTGCGGAATGTTCAGACGAATCTGTTAAAGTGGGTTTCGGAATTCGTGATTTCTGATATTTTATGTGATTTTTTGAAATAACACTCAATCATTCAACcctctgtaaatcagtcaattcttaacataaagactttaaactcaggattatTCTGTAAGAgcctaccccaatgaggatatgtgtttactttcagcttcctgtgccaaccggaagtgccttaaattggGGTCATAAGGGATGTTTCGAAGGGTTGAAACagtcagatctttccaaaacttcataagtgtgattaggcaaccctcatgaactgtaaatcagtcatttctccaaTCAGATTTGCaagaaaaactcacacacacacaacaaggatggagtgacacagTGTGGGACTTACAgccacacagagcctgcaatagttacctttgttcAAACAatcaaagaaccgtcagacctagagctctgaaagtttggaaacctgttctagagctcaAGTCAATAGTGCacggtgagttatgtggctctagaatGTTAtcagaccgagaaacagccttgtacatttgcaataacttcgATTAATTTTGACcgtcacgaaaatgacgacatttagaaaagtcccagagttgcaagactaggtgcattgacaccgcctcggcccatagagacggatccttatgtttctgtccgatagctcattcaaggaccccgtagcaatgCCCGGAAaatgtggattttcagcaccaattaaggtTGCAGCTCATGCTTCAAATGACATATCAAGccaaaacttgggattcgggggtCGCCTCagctggacccgcagctagaacgtaaccaCGTGTTTTACGTCTTTATTATGGTGTAAACTGAAAGAGCTGTGAATATTGGGtctgctctgaaatatgtgatagttggcttttAAACGAGTTGGAAACAGTAGGTTTGGTGTCAgttggtatcagtttggtgtcagaattatATCTAATTGATGGATGGACGGTGACTTGCTAGCtgacttttgtccatttgcaatatgtctAAACAGTGATAGACATTTAGGTACCATCACCAAATTGACAAtctgaaatcaacaccaacgagcgatggagaggaaccagaatcactgcccggccatcccgagttcatcgggccagtcaatttcacattcctgcagttTTTTTGAGCGtgtcaaatttgtgatggtaaatgcccaattaaacatattgcaaatggacagttGGGCGCCTGGTGATTGGAACGGGTTACCAGGAGCACATTTTAAAAATGGTTTTAATTGCCTTTAGGGGGTGCAAGGGGTCCACGGTTGGGTAGGGAGCACCCCTCACCTGTGCCCATCCAATAGGGGGTGCCCCTGGTCATTTTGggaattaaaaaaaaattgacctCAGTTTTGTAAGCATATATTGAAGATAAATACACATTGCAGAGTTTGAGAGtttgagaggatgagaggactagagtactagagtactaatggtcaattgTGAATTGTAAATAGGAGTTGGGTTTCAGTTCAACATTTGTTCATGTAAGGAaatacccccctgaaatggacaaaaatgaatgggaactTATTGGCATCGTACGAAACATATACACGATGTACAATACCACTCAAATGGACGCCATTTCATTCAAAACTTATTGCAAACGTCATATGGCCAAGTGTCACACAGCGAAAATCCAATAGATGGCAAGCGCGCTCCACGGTAaattttcatattgcaaatgcacatcaaGTCCAAGAGTCAAATTTAGAAagtttgaagaaaaaaaataacgtatcactgaccacaaccacacaactactgaccacaaccacacaactaccgaccacaactactgaccacaaccacacaactactgaccacaactactgaccatacAACTACTGACCGCAACCACACAACTAAGTATGTGaatcctttggaattacctggatttctgcataaattagttATACAATTTAATCTGATCttaaaggcacagcacaccaacaaaacctcatcccaactgtgaagtatGGTAGAGCATCACGGTTTGGGGCCTCAGGGCCTGCTTGCTGTTTGCAGCTTGCTGTAATCaacagaaaaatacatttctaaGTTTATCAAGActttttgcaggagaatgtaaggccaTCTGTCTGCAAATTGAAGCTTaacagaagttgggtgaagtTGGGTGAAGTAAATCAACAACGGAATGGCTTCAAGAGAAGAAAATTCACcatctggagtggcccagtcagagtcctgaccacacaactactgaccacacaactattgaccacaaccacacaactattgaccacaaccacaccactacCGACCACACAACCACCGACCTCAACCACcgaccacaactactgacaatacagctactgaccacacaactaccgaccacagttactgaccacacaactactgaccacaaaacgattgaccacaaccacacatctactgaccacacaactattgaccacacGACTACCGACCACACAACTAccgaccacaactactgaccatacagctactgaccacacaactacccaccacatctactgaccacacaactactgaccacaaaacgattgaccacaaccacacatctactgaccacacaactattgaccacacgactactgaccacaactactgaccgcacaactattgaccacaaccacacaagtactgaccacacaactattgacTGCATCCCCACAaccactgaccacacaactactgaccacctctagaccacacaactactgactaaAACTACTGACcagctggcagcttcattaaatagtacccgcaaaacaccagtctcaacgtcaacagtgaagaggagactccgggattctagccttctaggcagagttcctctgtccagtgtctgtgttcttttgcccatctttacgttttattggccagtctgagatatagctttttctttgcaactctgcctagaaggccagcatccaggagtcgccacttcactgttgatgttgagactggtgttttgtggttactatttaatgaagctgccagttgaggacttgtcagAAGTTGGGTGAAGTTGGGTgaagtttctcaaactagacactctaatgtcctcttgctcagttgtgcaccggggcctcccattcctctttctattctggttagagccagtttacgctgttctgtgaagggagtagtacacatcgtTGTACGAGCTTCAGTTtctttggcaatttctcgcatggaatagccttcatttctcagaacaagagtagACTGACTAGTTTCaggagaaagttatttgtttctggacattttgagcctgtaattgaacccacaaatgcggatgctccagatactcaactagtctaaagaaggccagttttattgcttctttaatcagagccatggttttcagctgtgctaacataattgcagaagGGCTTTCTaaggatcaattagccttttaaaatgataaacttggattagctaacacaacgtgccattggaacacaggagtgatggttgctgataatgagcctctgtagatattccatacaaaataataagttttcagctacaatagtcatttacaacattaacaatgtctacactgtatttctgatcaatttgacgtTATTTAAATGATGAAAAAaacgtgcttttctttcaaaaacaaggacatttctaagtgatccccaAATTCTTTGAACGGCACtgtatatgatatatatatttatatgttatAATATTTAAATATCTATGTATGTGTATTACAATGAAGACTCAGGGGTGTAAGGTGAAAGgtgtagaggttagaggttagaggtcagagttcAGGACTCACTCCTTCACTTCGATGGTCTGGTCTTTATCTGCCTGCTTCTTCATTCCGTTCAGCAGGTTAGCAGAGTGCTGCTTCATGATACCAAACATCtagatgtatagagagagacagagacagagagagagagagagagagacagagagaaacagagacagagacagagagagagagagagagacagagagagagacagagagaaacaaagacagagggagacagagacagagagcaatagagacagagagagagagagagagagagagagagagagagagagaggttaacagAGCGCTGCTTTATGATACCAAACATCTatatgtatagagagagacagagacagagacagagagagacagagagaaacatagacagagatagagacagagagagagagagagaggttaacagAGTGCTGCTTTATGATaccaaacatatatatatatatatatatatatatatatatatatatatatatatatatatatatatatatatattgtggagAATGCGGGCATTAGGTGGAGACCGCAAGGAAGGTGTACAGTCAAGGCAGGGAAAGTACCCCAGCTGAAGGTGCCATtattgactgggagagactgcCCCCTATATAAGGAGCTTCGGCACATtattgactgggagagactgcCCCCTATATAAGGAGCTTCAGCACATtattgactgggagagactgcCCCCTATATAAGGAGCTTCGGCACATtactgactgggagagactgcCCGCCATATAAGGAGCTTCGGCACATtattgactgggagagactgcCCCCTATATAAGGAGCTTCAGCAGATGACGTTACACACAGGAAAAAGGGGATCAGGTCTCTCTATCACACGGCAAGAGCCGGGCCACCGAAGGGGGACATGAACGCTAAACAAATCCAAGCTCGAGGTAGTAGCCCTACAAGGAAACGTAGCCTCGACCTCGTCCTCTGGAGCAGAGGAAGAAATAGCGACCCAACGTCTCCGACAGCTATTCCAGGAAACCACCGGTGAAGACACCTGCGAAGGGTTATCTACGACCAGGAAGGAAGGAGCAACCAGGGGCTAAGCGATACATTTGAAGCCCCATCCGAGGAGGGAACATGGAAAGGATTCTCCTCGGCACTCCTGGCGGGGATGGGGAACAACCTCCACACCCCTCTACCGAGGTCGACCTGTCCCAAGAATGAATGGGACAGTTCGGCACCTCTCAGCATAGAGACCCAGACCTACGGGATGCCATGAGGAAGGTGAAGGTGATCGACGGGAGGAACGTTGACGGATCAGGTGAGCCCTCTCTTCCCTACTATGCAATCAGGCAACGAAGGGGGAAAAACAGGAATTATTAATGGTGCCTAGACCATACAGGGATACTGTCCTACAGCTGGCACATTCCCACGTCttaggaggacacctggcacggGATAAAACTATCGACAGAATCATGCAGAGGTTCTATTGGCCCTGTGTCACCCGAGATGTGGCCAGGTAATGTAGGACGTGTGATCAATGTCAGCGTACAGCCCCGCCGCAACACCTGAGGTTCTATTGGCCCCGTGTCACCCGAGATGTGGCCAGGTATTGTAGGACGTGTGATCAATATCAGCGTACAGCCCCACGGCAACACCTGAGGTTCTATTGGCCCCGTGTCACCTGGGATGTGGCCAGGTATTGTAGGACGTGTGATCAATATCAGCGTACAGCCCCACGGCAACACCTGAGGTTCTATTGGCCCCGTGTCACCTGGGATGTGGCCAGGTATTGTAGGACGTGTGATCAATGTCAACGTACAGCCCCACGGCCACACCTACGTAACCCTTTGATTCCTCTCCCCATCATAGAGACCCCCCTTTGAACGCATAGCTATGGACCTCGTGGGACCCCTCCCAAAAATCTGCCAGAGGACACGAGTACATCCTAGTTGTCGTAGCTACCAAGTTCCCAGAGGCCATACCCTTTCGTAACTTGTCGTCAAAGGGAATCTCCAAGGAATTGTTCATGATGTTCTCTCGGATGGGCCTTCCCAAGACAATCCTAACCGATCAGGGAACCCCGTTCATGTCCCGGTTGATGAAGGACTTGTGTCGGTTATACCAGGTTCAACAGATACGCACAAGCACATTCCACCCACAGACAGACGGTTTGTGCGAACGCCTGAACAAAAACGATTAAAAGCATGTTGAGAAGAGTGATGTCCAGAGATGGGACAATCTGGGACATGCTTCTCCCTCTACTTAATGTTTGCCCTGTGAGAAGTACACTGGGTTTTCCCCATTTGAATTGCTCTACTGCAGGCCCTGTCGAGGGATCCTCGATTTAGTCAAGGAGACCTGGGAGGCCCAACCATGCCCATTCCGGTCCACGATGGAACACGTTACCCTAATGAGAGACCGCCTGTCGGCAGTCTGGCCCATATTAAAGGCCCATATTAAAGGAGCATATGGAGAAGACGCAACGGACCCAAGGCCGGGCATACGATAAGTCAGCGACACCCCATGAGAGAAAGTGATGGTGCTCGTGCCCACGTCTGAACACCGCTTGCTAGCGTAGTGGAGGGGGCCCCTACGAGGTAGCGGAAAGGGTCTCACCGGTCAATTACCTCATCAAGCAACCTGACAGGAGAAAGAAGGTCCAACTCTATCACATAAACCTgttgaagaagagaggaggaggtggctttGATGGCCCTGGAGGGCAATGGAAAAAAAAGAGGCCTTACCACAGGTGCGCCGTGGCCGAACTCTCCTGCCGGAGCAGTCGAGATGGCTTGACACGCTGATTATGCAATACGGCAGGGTGTTCTCAAAAACAGATGTCCTGTTTCACCATATCCACACTGAACCCGGCATATCCGGCCTTAGAGGAATCCTGAGGCCCGCCGAGTCATCGCTAAGAACGAGGTAAAGGGAGATGCTGAGGATGGGTGTGATCGAGCCATCGACGAGTGAGTGGTCCAGTCCCATAGTCCTGATCCCCAAACCCGGTGGTAGTATGACATTCGACTTTAGGAGGGTGAACGCCATCTCTACATTCGACGTGTATCCCATGCCCCGCGTGGATGAACTCTTGGAGCGCTTAGGAAAGGCCAAGTTCATCACCACCCAGGATTTGATGAAGGGATATTGGCAAGTGTCTGTGCTCTGGAGGATCGCCCAGTATGTGAGGATGCCCTTCGGACAGCATGGTACTGCGACAACTTTCCAACACCTCATGGATGCCATtctacagccccatcaagagtatTCAGCGGCATACATAGACGATGTGGTCATCCACAGCGAGGACTGGGACAGTCACCTCCTGCGACTACGGGCGGTGCTCGTGAGCCTGAAAGCTACAGGGTTGACGGCCAATCACAAAAAATGCTGCCTGGGTCTGTCCGAAGCGAAATACCCGGGATACACCGTGGGGAATGGGAAAATACGCCCACAGGCAGAGAAGACCAGGGCAATTCGGGACTGGCCTCGACCCCAGACAAAGCGGGATGTTCGGGCCTTCTTATGGATAACGGGATGTTATCGCCGTTTCATCCCAGGATATGCAACCATTGCCAACCcaacccataaccattcagacccataaccattcagacccataaccattcagatgggggtagactatagcagttattaattcagacccataaccattcagatggtcgtagactatagcagttattaattcagacccataaccattcagatggtggtagactatagcagttattaattcagacccataaccattcggatggtggtagactatagcagttattaattcagacccataacctaaccattcagacccataaccattcggATGGtgatagactatagcagttattaattcagacccataaccattcggatggtggtagactatagcagttattaattcagacccataaccattcagatggtggtagactatagcagttattaattcagacccataaccattcagatggtggtagactatagcagttattaattcagacccaaaTAAGAATGACATCTttgtgaagagaagtgaaagccaTCAGCATGTAATTCTAGTACTATATGAAGAAGATCTGGGTcctgggtggtgcagtggtcaaTAGCACTGCAGAGCGACAATACAGCCTggtgttcgatcccaggctgtgtcacaaccgacCGTGACCGGGAACCCCATAGGAACgcacacaattgtcccagcgccGTCCGGGACCTTGTCTTATCGTGCTCCAGTGACTCCTTGTGAcagggccgggcgcctgcaagctcaGGTTGTCAGTCGAACAGTGTTTCACATTATTGTTGTTGACAACTGGGTCAAGCAGGAAGTAGGTGGTCATGTCTTTCACATTAGTGCTACAGACATCTGGGTCAAGCAGGAAGTAGGTTGTCATGTCTTTCACATTAGTGCTACTGACATCTGGGTCAAGCAGGAAGTAGGTGGTCATGTCTTTCACATAAGTGCTGCTGACATCCAGGTTTAACAGGAAGTAGGTGGTCAaacgggtcatgtttcagaggaatAGTTATGttaataaggtatctgttttttgttttttaataaatttgcaaacatttcttaaaaacgttttttgctttgtcatcatcatcaaaattataatttaatacattttagaattttatttaatgtaacaaaatgttgaaagtcAATGGGTCTTTCTGACAGGATGTATTgtttctagtcaaggctcatcctattcAGCTATTGCtgtatatttatttttcaatgacagcctaggaacttcaactgcctgttcaggggcagaatgacagatttgtaccttgtcagctcggggatttgaacttgcaaccttccggttactagtccaatgctctcaccactaggataccctgccgtccctacactctaaccactaggctaacctgccgtccctacgctataaccactaggctaacctgccgtccctacactctaaccactaggctaacctgccgtccctacgctctaaccactaggctaacctgccgtccctacactctaaccactaggct
This genomic stretch from Oncorhynchus clarkii lewisi isolate Uvic-CL-2024 chromosome 13, UVic_Ocla_1.0, whole genome shotgun sequence harbors:
- the LOC139424251 gene encoding cytochrome P450 3A27-like; the encoded protein is MMSFLPYFSAETWTLLALLITLIVVYGYWPYGVFTKMGIPGPKPLPYFGTMLEYKKGITNFDTECFQKYGKIWGIYDGRQPVLCVMDKSIIKTVLIKECYNIFINRRDFHLNGEMFDALSVVEDDAWRRIRSVLSPSFTSGRLKEMFGIMKQHSANLLNGMKKQADKDQTIEVKEFFGPYSMDVVTSTAFSVDIDSLNNPSDPFVSNVKKMVKFDLLNPLFLLVVVFPFTGPILEKMKFSIFPTAVTDFFYASLIKIKSGRETGISTSRVDFLQLMIDSQKGSDTKTGGEQTKGLTDHEILSQAMIFIFAGYETSSSTMSFLAYNLATNPHVMTKLQEEIDTVFPNKAPIQYEALMQMDYLDCVLNESLRLYPISPRLERVAKKTVEINGIIIPKDCVVLVPTWTLHRDPEIWSDPEEFKPERFSKENKEPIDPYTYMPFGAGPRNCIGMRFALIMIKLAMVEILQSFTFSVCDETEIPLELDKQILLIPKRPIKLSLEPRSNTSSNTTTTLNSPTT